DNA sequence from the Rhizoctonia solani chromosome 10, complete sequence genome:
ACCACCTTATTACCGCGCTCGTCACAATTGGTGAAGGATACCACAACTTCCACCACCAATTCCCTATGGACTATCGAAATGCCATCAAATGGTATCAGTACGACCCGACTAAGTGGTTTATTGCCGCTATGTCTTGGTTAGGGCTCGCAAGCCAGTTGAAAGTATTCCCGGATAACGAAGTTAAGAAGGGACAAATGACGATGGAACTCAAGAAACTCAAGGAGAGGGCTGATAAGATCGAATGGCCTAAGACCTCGAACGATTTACCTGTGATTGGATGGGATGAGTGTAAGTGTCGCTGACTATCTCGACCAAATCTTGGTACTAATGGCTTGGCCCAATAGTCCAAGCACACGCCAAAAAGCGAAACCTTGTTCTTGTTTCCGGATTTATTCATGATATCACCTCGTTTATGGATGAGCACCCTGGTGGCCGGCATCTCTTGTCCAAAAATATTGGCAAGGATGCTACAGCCGCATTCTGGGGAGGTGTGTATGAACATTCCAATGCAGCGCATAACGTACGTATTCCTACACTCATTCATTAACACCAACTCATTGTCCTACCTAGTTGTTGGCCATGATGCGTGTAGGCGTCCTTCGGGGCGGCCTTGAAATCGAGTCTGAGAGGGCAATTCCTCCGTCACAAAAACTAAGAGTTGTTTCCCATTCCGAACTCGTTGCACTCGTTTCGCCGAGTGGTACTTCTTCTGATATCAGGGCCACTCAAGATCATTCCCCGCCTATCTATTTCGACAGTGAAAATGGGCTTGTATTTGGTGCCTCCAGTGCAAGCGAGGACGAGTCCCCCAAGACTCCTGCTTTGGAAGAAACGAAGTTCGAATTCCCGTCAAAATAAATGAAAATTGCAGTTAACTAGTACAAGCGATTTATCTGTAAATACTCTGTATTATCAAGATCTCTTATAACAGCAATAAATCGTTTGTTGACTTTGCTTGAGGTAGAATTGACTTCTACAAGGTCGCTCTAGAGTCTGAACCAAGACAGCTCAATTCACGACTCACCAAGTAATATGACTGGTTTACAAATCTAACGGTTATATTCCCAGTAATTATCACCGTATTTAGGGCATTTTAGCTATATCTGTGAGAGGCCGGATGAATCGCACCCTGGGGTGGCCCATTTTGATTCATGTACTTATCAGCGTTACTAGGCGTTAGTTGCAACTAGGTCATCAGTATTGTTCTGTGAGCTTTTTTTTAAGCTAATATATAATGTACCAAGTTCTATAGGCGGTGTATAAATGATGCCATTGTCAACCATTCCGGGCCTTCTGTTCGGTTTTATGTTATGCTTTGAGCCCACGTCTGGTAACAGTGCGGAGGGACACCTGTGATGGCCCCTGACTACTTGATATCCTTGCTCCAACCCATTCTGTTTACTAGACTCTACACCTCTCGGGTGAGTACGCTGCCAGGTCTAGATTCTAAGCTGTATTTGATCAATGTCTCAGAACTCGTTCATTGCGATCGTCCTCATCTGAAGTTCGAATTAGCTTAACCCTATTATCCATTGCGTCTAATGGCTTTTACTCACGGCACCTGTAACTTCACTTGCGGTTGGGCGAGCCGTCGCCTCAAACGCCCAACAGCGTAGGAGTAAATCCCAAAGCTCGTCCCCATCTCTTCTCCCTGTGGGTATACTTGCGGGTCGTTCTGGTGGTTCCCGTTTTACAATCACGAGATACATTATAGTATGTTCCAGCTTTCCGTCATATGGAAGAGTGCCAGAAAACACTTCCTAATTCGGAACCTTTTGTTATGGTAACCGATCCTACGTTCAAACCAGGAGCTTACATATATGGTCTACCCATTTATCGAGATTGTTAAGTATGAACCTAACAACTTAGATAAGAGCCAGTACTATATGCTTACCATTCCAAGCGCATATACGTCAGATGCTTGACTCTGGCTTCCTGAGCCAGTGATAAGCTCGGAAGCCTGTGCATGAATGTCGGTATAATGACGCATTTATTATAATTAAAAACACTTGCCGACCACCGTAGTGTCAAGGAATTGCTGCTCGTTGTCTTCGTGAATTTGATGCTTTGGTTCGAGTACAGCGAATTGCCAAAGTCAGTGATAACAGGAATTCCATCACCCGAGATAAGTACGTTAGCCTAGATTATGGTTGCAGAGCTCTGTATCTAGTAACCAACTAGTCAACTAACCCCTTTAAGATCTCCATGAATCTGAGAGAATACTCAGTTGATACGTTAACTAAAATTCATGAAACGCACAATTCCTATCTGGTGCATAAAGGATAGGCCATCACATAATTGAACACACTTTAAAAAGTTTACGTGCTTTAGCCATACAGATATAACTTCGAGGAGTCAACACACCAGGTTGTACCGGTTGGCGTCAGGGGTTCGCTCAAGGTAGCGAGGTAAGCTCCCCTGTGTCATCCAAGGTGATATCATTCCGATTCGGCCGCGAAATTCTGCTAGCCCAAGTAGTGATAGGACGTTTGGGTGGGCACATTTACTCCAGGTATGCAATTCACGAGCTGCGTGCTATTTCAGGTGCGAGGATAAGAACTGTATCAATCCAGGGGGGGGGGATCTCTACCTTGAAGTGCTTAAGATCCTCAGTGATACCGGTCGCAGATATCCTTAAAACCTTGATGGCAACATGTGCGTTATCCAATAATCGACCACGGTATATATCACTAAATCCCCCATGAGACACTGGATGTTCGGTAAATGCGTTATTGTCAATTTCTTTGGTTAAATCTTGGCAGCCATGGGCAACCAAATGGGAAATAACTTCACGGATAGTCTGTATTCCAGTCTAAGCACCTCTTCCTTGAATTTTCAGAATCATTACCTACCATTTGTTTGCTAACCGAAGCGGGAGTTTGAGGGTCGCTCGGAAAATCAGCACTCGATTCATAGTTATTAGAAGGTGAAGATATGTGAGATTTTTCGAGGGGGGAACCAGGGGTTTGTTCACGAGCTGCAGAGATTAAAGCGTTTCCCCATTGAGTCGAGCGCTTCTCTGTAGAGATGACCATAAATTCCCAGGGTAAGAAAGTAAGAGATCGGGTATTACGCAGTGGTATTTTGATGATGGTACGAACCAAAAGTCTCCGCCAGAAGCTCCAGCTCAAAGGCCGAATGAGCGGGCGCATTATCAGAAATGTCCGATTTCGAGCTCTCTACAGGTATCCTTGGGTGCCCGACTCTGACAGAACTCATAAAGGTAAGCTAAGGTATTTTGTATACATGTGATACATACTCAGTCCTTTGGAAAGGAACAGAATTTTGGCGAACGCCTTTTGGTGATAGAAACGGGCGAGTTGATACCCTGTGTGGCCATGCAGTGACGTTCCTATCATTTATTCCCTCCATGCCGGACCATGGAGCTGGAGATGAGGTGTATAAATCCTTCTTTGAGTTAGAAAGAACTCTATAGCTCAGGAGCTTAATATACTTACTGGTCCGTGCGGCCACCTAAGCTGGTTAATTTGTCTGGCCTTGCGGATACTCCTTGACGACCTATGAGGACCGGCAGCAGGAAAGGTCGTTTCCAAGAGCAATGGTTCTTCCCGGGATACAGAAGCAGGTGAGCTTGGATATGTTTGCAAGGAATGTACTACATCGCTATCAGGGACGGCATACAGATTGGGTACTGTTGTCGCTTTATGGGACGAGTCTGAGAGCGCGTCAGCCGATAGCAGTACGCATACGGGTGTGTGCAAGTACTCTAGATCATTTTCCGAGATTGCGTGAACTAATTGAGCCATACTTGGCCGCTGGGAAGGCTCGTATATCCAGCAATGTCTTATAATGTGTCCAACAGGCGTAGATTTGATACTATCGGGTAAGGGCGGTGACGCTCTCTCTTTCACTACATCCAGAATAGGAGTGTTAAAATACAAATATCCGTGTTATCGATATGCAGCCGTTCTTACGTGTCATTACTGTGGCATTTCCCTTGTTTGAATCCCAAGGAATTGTTCCTAATAAAATCTATGTATGTATTGAGCTATTGCGTCCATATCCAAAATCGTTCTTCTGAAAAGTATAATCATACCTCAATGCATAAAAAACCAAAAGCCCACACGTCGCTGGCAGTAGTAGTCAATCCAATAATATGGTCGCTGACATCGTCCAATAGCTCAGGTGCCGTCCACCTATCTCTAATAGTGTTCGATAATCTCCTCGATCCTGTCGAGATATCCGTTACAAAACGACTTAGTCCAAACCCCGCAATCAAGGCGGTGCCATCGTGTTTTATTAAAATATTGCACTGAGCAATGCGTAAGCTTATGTTAAAGTTCAAAGCCGATGATTCACCTACCGCCTTTATTTGGCCATGGGCTATGCGAGGGTTATGAGAATGAAGATAATCTAGGCCATCCGCTACTTGGCAGATCTGCATGGTGTCAGGACGAATTCGACTATAGAAAACACATAACTTGCCATCCCTATCCGGTCAGTATGTGGAAATCTTTGCAAATAATCCGAGCAAGTACCGGCCTCGCAATACATAGATATCATAGCTGGCGGTTCATTAGGGCCATTCAACCAACTCAAGCCATAAAAAGGCAGAATATTCTATGGAGATATTATTTCAATCCCATGATTTCCAGTAGAAAAGAGTAACCTACTGGATGTGTGACTGCACCCCAAGTATTGATCTCTTTAGAGACCCACTAAATGTTGAGATTATGATTTGTTGTTTAGGCAAGGAGACATGGGGATTTACCTTTCTTATTTCTTCGACTCCTAATTCACTCCGTTTGGATGCCCGTATGACTTTAACTGCAACCTAGTACATATGAAGGAAGATGGATTCCTTCATTAACTTTGTTAAGCTCCGAGTTAAACATTTGGTACTTACATCTCTCGCATCTCCCCTACTCCAATTAACGCCTCGCCTGCAAAAAGTCAATTAAAGAACAGCGAGGTTTGTATCCATTGTCTAGCACACCATACGTCCGAAGAGCTACCATATGCAAAGGCTTtgaaaccaacaaccttaGTGGTAGAGGTCAGATCGTGTGCATTGTTTAGCGCATTACCGGGTCGCAGGCTCTCCACCGACGGAACGTAAATACCCGGGTCCATGCCCGATGATCCTGGGTCCTGGGTCTGAGCAGGGCCAAGACCTTGATCGACGTAGTGGTTCAAAGATAGAATTAGTTCAATGAGAATAACCGGACTACCCGAGCGAGCTACAATATTCCAGGGCCCAGGATGAACGAGAAGTACTCTAAATGATGTAGCAGTGGTCGATCGCACGCACTATCTAGTTTGAACAAAACGTGTTGAGGGTTCGTCATCTCGGGCGCTTGCTAACTCTCTGTGGCGTTCAATGAATATCCAAGCAAACTCATCAATCCAGGCTCGTTAGAGCCACATAGTATAAGTCTATGATGTCACAGCAATTTACTTAGCAATCACCTGGTGGCCATACTTTAGTACACGGCGGTTGGTTGTATGATATGCATATAACGACCATTAGAACGCAAACTGTCTATGACTGAGTTGACTGCAATGAGAGGGCTTGGCATGGATATCCTAATAGCCGCCAGAATATTTTGTTGACTCTATTTCAGATAATATACTACGCAGAAACAGTACCCGGATTTTGGAGTTGCAGATGTGAGAGCTGTGATGAGAGGAGAATAGGTGCTGAAGGTCCACCAAGCCGTTTATATGCCGCCTCTGCTGGTTTTCGGTATTCGGTTGGGAGAAGGAAGATAAGATGGGGTAGCACTCGGGTGTGGAACAGTCGATGGGCAGCAACTCCGCCCTTTATACAAGGTTAGGAGCAGCTAGAAGGACAGATATAACTCACAACTCACGAACTGGTAAAACACCCCACCAACAACGGCCTCGACAGTTGTCCCTCGGATTTTAAAAAACCCAGAGCTTCCGCCTTCCTCTTTTCGGATCCCACTAGGATCGGTGTGGTGGTCAAAATTTGGAACCCAGCGCATAACTCTTTCCAGTTGCCAAGCAGTACCAACGTGCTCTCCTAGTGTGCGTGTGTGTAAAACCAACTCAGATAAATTGTTAAAGTCTTGTTCAAGGGTGTCGTTTGGGGAAGGCAACTGGGAAATCTTGAGATCGGCGGGTGGGTCGGAGGGAGGTTGTGTCAGTGGAGGAGTAGGAGTCAAGGTTGTATGTGCGTGGAAGAATGTCATGAGGTATGTATTTAATACCCGCCGACCTAATTAAATGAGAGGAGATAGGTAGAGCCAATGGTTTAGTTAACGATTCGACCCACCCATAAACGCCTGCCTATTGTTATGTTCAGCTCCATCTCTCCAACTGTTGTGGGTTATCATTTTGACTGCTACATTCTCTGGAAATTCGAGAGGAGGCAAGAGCGTTCGAAAGAAACCGACGACATCCGAGTCCGAGCAAGGTAAAATAGGCGGCCTGGTTTCATAATCGGACTTTCTGGCCTGCCAGTGGCCAGCTCGTGTCTGAGATGGATGTCCTGATGCCGCGGCTAAGCTCCAAGATCGTGTGCATAAGCCTACAAGGTTTGGGATATCATAAACTAAAAATCTAATCGAATTGGGTCGGCGAATTACCTTTTACTACGACTGACCAGCTAGAACCAGTGCTTATTCCTCTACTTATTCCGCCATTTAGAACAAATGTCCTTACACCTACTGAGCATTGTCGGGCGACCATAAGTGTGGACCAAAGACGGGAACGACGATCCAGACAAAATCAAGGAGAGGCGTGTTTGGCCATGTTAAAGCTCTTTGATAAGCGCCAAACTTTGTTTGTACAACTCACGATTCTATCCTGGCATCAGAGTTATTGTTTTATGTTGAGATGATCCTTGGCTCTTGAATAACTCTTCTGCGCATGTTCTAGGCCTCAATATTTCCCATATCTCACTCTCGTACAGGCTTAATTTGTATATTCCCAAAAGCCGAGTACTacacggactctttatcaaTGAAACGCGGAACTCCTTGGTTATCTAAGGGGTGATATCTTTTCGGTTCTAGTCCGTAAACAGCATTCCACGCACATACAGTACCAATCTGGCGTAATGATCCTCATTTCCCGATGGTTGCGACTTAAACATACAAATGGAATATCTGGTAGCTGCTTTCTCTTGGTCGTACTACACATTAGACTGTCCCCTTATGAAAGTGCCGAAGCATGGCACAGTGGTCCTGTTCACGATTAAAACTACCACAACCTTGATTGTATACCATGGCCACGGTTTTTCACTCGAGGACAAGGGTCGAGTTTCCCGACACTGGCGTATAGTATAGCCACCCTTCATCATCTCTTGTACTATGGTTGGGGAGCAGCATACTATGATGTCTCTATGCGGCTTTGAGGGCTATCAGTAATCGACTTGTCTTCCACAATACACCAATCGATGCTCCCACTACAAGTGTCTATTTCAAACTGGGCACTTCAGGGTTGTAGATATAGAGCACAGACCTGCACGCCATTCATATTCGCCAGAACATTCATAGTACTCTGATACCAAAAAGCGTGAGCCCTATTGAGTTCAAGTCTTATTCATTATGTCTTGAAATCATGGATTCTTTCCTTCCGGATCATCCTTCGTTCTCATGAACTCACAAACCAGCCTGTAGACCTTGTTCTGGTCATTGAACAATAAATACTGTAAAGAAAGGCTTAGCATATCACTCGGCTCCCTAATGTAGTATGTGAGGGGGGATATAAAACGGAACCATTGTCCTTGGCATATGCAGAGACAAGAAATTATTCAGATCGGAGATCGCCCTACTCTGAGCCCATGAATTGATTGATGGCAGACATACCATTATTCTTCAGATACAAAGCTTGGATGCCCCGAAGGAAACGAGAGGGAAACCCCAATCTCGTACGTATTCGACATGCGGGTGTGGGCGGGCTCATAATAAAGGAGGTACCCCTGATCATAAATATTCGCGCTTTCGTTCTTGTTAACACGCCTCAGCATTTTCCCTCTTTTAGTATGCAACCAATACCATGCGACTGGCTTTTGTGTATTATATCCGCGGCATCACAGCCTTACATCCAATCAATCCTCAAAAATCGAGGAAGGAAATGGTAGTGAGGAATACATCAATACTGATTACAAGCAGGGCTCTAATATCGAAAAGACAGCTAGTTGAAACTTCATACTGGAACCTGAGGGCTTGCTCGATTATACGGAAGGTCGTGTGTGAAGAAATGCAAGGTATACATGTCATTCCAAGTATGCAAGTCACAGTATGTGAAATTATTCCCGCGCGCAATCGCCCGATGAAGGGCAGTCGAGCGATCGCCGATGTTCTCTTGCTGTCGTGCATACTTGACGATTTATATGAATCCTGAGGGAATAACAGTTCACACGCCTTGTGCCTCGAGTGCGGTTTGAAGATCGGAAATGGAACTTGCTAATGCAAATACGTGCACACTAATTCATACCAAGCATGATTCCTCGGAGACGAGCACAGAAGGCTCCACCCCACAGAGCTTACGTATCCCAGCCGTATCTCAGTTCACTAGTCACTCATACACCCCGGGTGAGAACCTTTTGAACTCGAACATGGGGAAGCATGACATCCAACAGCGTAAAGCTTCCGTTTTATTCCGATTTGGATGGGCTTGCTAGGCTTCACTCTCCATCTACGTGAGGAAAAGCGTATGTTAAATTAGTTGTTTATGCTCGTGTGACGTTCAGTTTATAATTGAATACATATTATTCATCTTCAACGCAGTTTGGATCAATCCCTTCCCATCAATTCCCTAAGGTGACAAGGCGTTGATTACGTGAGCGAAGAACGCCCCAGATGGCCCCACAATTGACGAGCGCAGACCTTATTGCCTTTCTGGGACGATCATTCATTTGAGCACTCTTAGTTATATGCTACCTAAACCATTCAATTCCGCCTCCCTGATCTTACTTCTGCTTCGGACTTGAGACAAAAACGTCTAAAGAGCTGACATTCTCGACAAACACTGGCTTGGTATGGCAGCTGCGCACATCTAAGTGTCCGACAGACCGAGGTCACAAGACCGAACCATACAGGGCCGGGCGTAGTTTCCGACCCAAAACGGTACACAGTGTTGCGTCGTTCGAGAGGTCACCTGTCCGCAGAGTACCATATATAACCCAAGAATTCCCCATGCAGTCTCCTCCATtctctccccctcccccctctAGTCCGTTCACGGTCTCGTTCTCCCACTCTCTCGCTTGACTCGGTTCATCCTTCCTATTATGTCCTCCCTTGGCTCCAACCAGTCTGTCGAGGTCAACGACTGCCTCTTCTGTTCCAACCACAAGCTCGAAGTCGTGAGTTTGATCGCGGATTGATTATCGTGTGACCTGAGATTGACTTGGTGGCTAGTGCCAGGAATGCGAGTTTGACGCTCGTGAAGACAACGACTTGACCTTTGGCGTATGTGCATTATGTTTAGTAGGCGATATGGTCTGCTAATGATTACAACATGCAGTTCGATCCCAATCCAAACCGGGCGTCGCTTGAGCTTCCAGCATGGACAACCAACAAGGACGGAATGTAGGTGCCACCAATTGTATGATCATTCCACTATCTAATATATCTACAGCCTCCAATGCAAGAAGCACTCGAACATGGACTGCAGGCAGTGTTTCGGCTGGAAGAAGCAGATCCAGAAattgcattctgcagctaAGAAGGCCAAGTAGATTTAATTCTATAATTCGAACGTAGGTAGCACTCCTCTCTGATCTCTTTCCACAGCTGATAGTTTTGTGCCGATAGATCCGACCTGAGCATGCTGTCGAGTCCATCGCCGGGCTCGCgcttttttctttttaaATATTAGCTACAGTAGTCGTTGGGGGGAGGAGCTTTGTTTATGTATGTATACTAGCGTCGAGCACGGAGTCCGAGGATGGGCTGGCGTGTCAATTCGTGTGTTTAGGGTCGGATGTACGATTAACTCAATTGTAACAAATTTATTTCACTTTATCCATGAAAAAGGTGACGGAATAAGTACTCCAGTATTGATACATAAGTTATGTGCAGTTAACTTCAAGAATGGCGGTATCGGTGTTCTGTCCACACTGGCAATAAGACCATTGCCAATGCGGGGTAATCACATCACGTCATAAGGCGGGGTAAGAACATCACCCAAAGTTCGCCGTGCGATACGTTTCAATTCCGGTCCAACTTGAAGAGACAGGTGGCGAGAAAGTCACTGACGGATACCTAAAACATGGGAATGCTTAGCGGTCGTCTGTAGGAAGGAGCTGTGAATCGCCTTGAAAATAAGCTCAATATAGGAAGTGGGGGATACGGCTTTTCACGTTACCAGCTTGGTTATAAATTACATACCTGTTATCTTGATAAGTCCCGTGTATACATACATATGATTTTAGGGAAAAAGACAAATAGCTCTGTGACCTCAAAATTCCGATCGATGCATGATCCATAAGAATCCACTATAACCCACTGGTATAATAGATAGTTCCCGAATCCACAATTAGGAAAAATAGCGTGCTGGGTAGACCATTCCTGGGCCCGAGCCAGACAATAAAAAAGAGCTTGCTCCAAAGATTAACGGCGTACGGGTAATACTAGTCGTCGAAGCTTGCTCGTTAATGTCTTCGCGGTCGCTGTCAACCCACTACGATCATGGAGAGGTAGGGGCGGAGCAATTCGATCAAGCGTACGATACATTGTTCGAGGCAGGACTGTTCCAGGGATATTTGTCACTGGGGTGTTTGTCTGAGGGACATTCGGCCCCAGATTGCTTGCGATTGAACTAGCCTCCACATAGTGCGAACAATCGGAGTGATGAAAGTATTTTCCTTGTTGGAGGATAGTAGTAAAATCTGCCGAGCACTCCCAGCAGCTGTGTACTTTCAACTTAGTAATCGATTTGAAGGCAGAAATGTGTGAGGCAACTTACAACTGATAGCCACAGCGACACACCACATGGCCAGATACAGGGTTATTTTCGATCTAATATATAGGGAAAATTCATCACAAATATTCACAAATGAAATTTAAATAGAGACGCACTGGAAGTCCACAAGTTGCATTCGGACAGCGTGTACAGTACGTCGCAGCCGACTCCTCCTCGTCTTGTTCCTCAATCTGAGAAAGTACCTTACCGGTGGAGCGCCTACACATGAGACAGTTTCCCCAAGGCTCCCCATGCGCGAAACAAGATTGCGCATGGCAGTAATCGCATGTTACAGTAGGGCCTTGGACATATCTTAGTCGACCCGACTCGCATTTCAAAATACGGACACTAGCATACCTGATTTCGCTGTGTGAACCTGACCTTCATTGCATTGCGGGCACGGATACCATACATAAATCGTACATTTTTGAGTTATTATATCATTGAACCTATCAACGGGGTCAATTTATGAAGGAATGATATAGCATAAATGTAACCCACTCACCGACCCAAACATTCCATATCCGTTTCAATATATTTAATAGCCTCTTCGTATTTTAGCACCGCCCCACATCCCATACTCGGACAAACCACCTTTGTCAGACCTTCCGCCATTACAGCCTGCACCACATATTTCCCAAGACACGACCTGCAGATCAAGCGTTCATGCTTGCAAGAAGAGGATGGTCGCAGTAAATCCCTAGGTTTGAACTCAGCAAGGCATATCGCACAAACCGGTCGAGGCGGAAGCGGTTTTCGATCCAAGTCTTTGTTGGTTTGTCGGTATATATTTGTAGCCGCGTGGGACTTTTGTGTATCTACTATTGGTCCTAGTAGCTTCGGACGTGCTTTATTCATGCGCTTGGGCCTGTAAGTGTTCTGGCCAAAATACGTCACTTTTGAACGAGACAGCAGCACCTCATCCGGAGTCAGAATCCGTTCCGTGGCTGGTGAAGGCTTGAACGGATTCAATGATATGGTACAGTACTCGTCCCCTAACCCGTTCCCCGCCTCTGTTGGACCAGAGTAGTACCAGGACATGAGAAAAAATATCAACGAGTGGGCCAAGGGTTCTTGTCGGCAGTATCATCGAGTCTTATCGATAATTTGCCGAACCTGTAGGATGCCGGATTGAGAAGCTGCACATGGATTTCGCTTTCTTGTGATAGAGGCTGGTTTATGTGGATGCCCAATGAGGAATATTTGGTTTCGCCGAGGCAGGCGCCGGGACGGAATCGTCTCGGCGGGCAATTAGAGTGTTTCCTCCATATGTACAGTAACAGAGAAATATTGTTATATCCAAGTCTGGAGTTTATCCAGTTGCATTGTAGGACAGGGTGTTCTCAGTATCACTTACACAGGTGGAACGAGGGACGCAAGGCTCAGTTTCTGGCTGTATATGCGTAATTTCATTGGTTCGTGAGGCCCCGAGTATGTTGAAGTATATTTTTTCTGGTCGACTGGAGTCCAATGATATCTTAACATAGAGAATCCCGATTATAGAGTTTATTCACCATGAGGAGCGAATCCGTGCACTTTTCTTTACCTGGCATAACCATACTCCTGAGCTTGGAAGCAATCGCTGATCGCGGACTGATATACCGTCGACAGTATATATCGATCTGCGCCCTTCCTGATAGGCGGCATTTTGAGGGAGACGATCGAAAAATATTGTCGTAGCTACCTGTAGAACAGCAATCTGGGGCTGAACCGGTCAGTGCTAGCCTTCTTCGCACTTGCCAGTGTTTCTCACGAAAGGCGCTTTCACGCCGCCATGACAAGTGAAATGATCATTGCGATTGGGTGATTGTGGTCTCGGAATCCGGCAGTTATATGGGCTGACAAAGCACATAAGCCCACCTCTATGAATAGCAGTAAATTTTGTCTCGCTGATTACTAGCTACGTCATAGCTTTACACCGGTTCACCTCAAAACATGGTTATACCTATGCATAATCCGGATGTATAAAATAGGTGAAGTAAGGTGTTCTCATTAAATGTACACTTCCACATGAAGTTCATCTAAAAACCGATGCTATACAActgtcaagaaggatatgaAAAACACCTTTGTGATAAATCCAAGTAGCAGACGGGACTCAAAAGCTTCGACCTAATCATCTTGGCGACTCATACGCGATATCAATCTCACAATCTTTCTTTTCAAACACCTCGCAGGGGTTGCATTCTCGGGGAGTAGAAACGGAGGTAAAGCTGATGAAGGCGGAGGTGGAGACGGAGGTTGGCGTAGGCCTGGATTTGGGGGTGGCCGAATATGGGCACGGGTATAACCACGAACAAGAGCAAGATTTTGGACCGATGGAGAAAGGGGTATTTTCGACCTCGGCAGGGGCGATGGGAATGGCGATGGAGGTGGCGATGGCGACGGTGATGGCACTGAGGACGTCGAAGAC
Encoded proteins:
- a CDS encoding IBR domain protein — translated: MWASSDLPHSTVAVATVVNILSATTIATVFDVLSAITVAIATSIAIPIAPAEVENTPFSIGPKSCSCSWLYPCPYSATPKSRPTPTSVSTSAFISFTSVSTPRECNPCEVFEKKDCEIDIAYESPR
- a CDS encoding protein tyrosine kinase domain-containing protein, which gives rise to MTFFHAHTTLTPTPPLTQPPSDPPADLKISQLPSPNDTLEQDFNNLSELVLHTRTLGEHVGTAWQLERVMRWVPNFDHHTDPSGIRKEEGGSSGFFKIRGTTVEAVVGGVFYQFGGVAAHRLFHTRVLPHLIFLLPTEYRKPAEAAYKRLGGPSAPILLSSQLSHLQLQNPARSGSPVILIELILSLNHYVDQGLGPAQTQDPGSSGMDPGIYVPSVESLRPGNALNNAHDLTSTTKVVGFKAFAYGSSSDVWRGVNWSRGDARDVAVKVIRASKRSELGVEEIRKWVSKEINTWGAVTHPICQVADGLDYLHSHNPRIAHGQIKACNILIKHDGTALIAGFGLSRFVTDISTGSRRLSNTIRDRWTAPELLDDVSDHIIGLTTTASDVWAFGFLCIEILLGTIPWDSNKGNATVMTLKERASPPLPDSIKSTPVGHIIRHCWIYEPSQRPSMAQLVHAISENDLEYLHTPVCVLLSADALSDSSHKATTVPNLYAVPDSDVVHSLQTYPSSPASVSREEPLLLETTFPAAGPHRSSRSIRKARQINQLRWPHGPDLYTSSPAPWSGMEGINDRNVTAWPHRVSTRPFLSPKGVRQNSVPFQRTEVGHPRIPVESSKSDISDNAPAHSAFELELLAETFEKRSTQWGNALISAAREQTPGSPLEKSHISSPSNNYESSADFPSDPQTPASVSKQMTIREVISHLVAHGCQDLTKEIDNNAFTEHPVSHGGFSDIYRGRLLDNAHVAIKVLRISATGITEDLKHFKHAARELHTWSKCAHPNVLSLLGLAEFRGRIGMISPWMTQGSLPRYLERTPDANRYNLCVQLCDGLSFMHQIGIIHGDLKGANHQIHEDNEQQFLDTTVASELITGSGSQSQASDVYALGMTIYEVFSGTLPYDGKLEHTIMYLVIVKREPPERPASIPTGRRDGDELWDLLLRCWAFEATARPTASEVTGAMRTIAMNEF